The following coding sequences are from one Hippopotamus amphibius kiboko isolate mHipAmp2 chromosome 9, mHipAmp2.hap2, whole genome shotgun sequence window:
- the LOC130829232 gene encoding olfactory receptor 10G7-like, with translation MTNVSLVTTFILTGLPHAPELDTLLFGIFLVIYVLTVVGNLLILLVITVDPHLHTPMYYFLTNLSFIDMWFSTVTVPKMLTTLISPGSRTISFHNCVAQFYCFHFLGSTECFLYTIMSYDRYLAISYPLRYASMMRRRTCTLLATTTWLSGSLHSAVQTTLTFRLPYCGPRRIQHYFCDAPPILKLACADTSAIEMVILVNVGVVASGCFLLIVLSYVSIVRSILKIHTSEGRCRAFQTCASHSTVVLCFFGPGVFIYLRPGSKDTVDGIVAVFYTVLTPLLNPVVYTLRNKEFKKALLKLKSESVFTQSK, from the coding sequence ATGACAAACGTGAGCCTAGTGACAACATTTATCCTCACGGGCCTTCCCCATGCACCAGAGCTGGACACGCTCCTCTTTGGAATCTTCCTGGTGATCTATGTCCTCACTGTGGTGGGGAACCTTCTCATCCTGCTGGTGATCACAGTGgatccccacctccacacccccatgtactacTTCCTGACCAACCTGTCTTTCATTGACATGTGGTTCTCTACGGTCACTGTGCCCAAAATGCTGACGACCCTAATCTCCCCAGGAAGTAGGACTATCTCTTTTCACAACTGTGTGGCCCAGTTCTACTGCTTCCACTTCCTGGGGAGCACCGAGTGTTTCCTCTACACCATCATGTCCTATGACCGCTACCTGGCCATCAGTTACCCGCTCAGGTATGCCAGCATGATGAGGAGGAGAACGTGCACCCTCCTGGCCACAACTACATGGCTCAGTGGCTCTCTGCACTCTGCTGTCCAGACCACACTGACCTTCCGTTTGCCCTACTGTGGACCCAGACGGATCCAGCATTACTTCTGCGATGCACCGCCCATCCTGAAACTTGCCTGCGCAGACACCTCCGCCATCGAGATGGTGATCTTGGTCAATGTCGGGGTGGTGGCCTCAGGCTGCTTTCTCCTGATAGTGCTGTCCTATGTGTCCATCGTCCGTTCCATCCTGAAGATCCACACCTCAGAGGGGAGATGCAGAGCCTTTCAGACCTGTGCCTCCCACAGCACTGTGGTCCTTTGTTTCTTTGGCCCTGGTGTTTTCATTTACCTAAGGCCAGGCTCCAAGGATACTGTGGATGGAATCGTGGCAGTTTTCTACACTGTGCTGACACCCCTTCTGAACCCGGTGGTGTACACCCTGAGGAACAAGGAATTCAAGAAAGCTCTGTTGAAGCTGAAAAGTGAGTCAGTATTTACTCaaagtaaataa
- the LOC130829225 gene encoding olfactory receptor 10G9-like: MTNVSLVTTFILMGLPHAPELDTLLFGIFLVIYVLTVVGNLLILLVIAVDPHLHTPMYHFLTNLSFIDMWYSTVTVPKMLMTLVSPGGRAISFHSCVAQFYSFDFLGSTECFLYTVMSYDRYLAISYPLRYASMMRGRTCALLATTTWLSGSLHSTIQTTPLFRLPYCGPNQIQHYICDAPSLLKLACVDTSAIEMVIFVNIGVVALGCFLLIVLSYMSIIRSILKIRISEGRRRAFQTCASHCIVVLCFYVPLVFIYLRPGSKEVVDGIVAVFYTVLTPLLNPVVYTLRNKEVKKALLKLKDKIAYSQIK, translated from the coding sequence ATGACAAACGTGAGCCTAGTGACAACATTTATCCTCATGGGCCTTCCCCATGCACCAGAGCTGGACACGCTCCTCTTTGGAATCTTCCTAGTGATCTATGTCCTCACTGTGGTGGGGAACCTCCTCATCCTGCTGGTGATCGCGGTGgatccccacctccacacccccatgtaccaCTTCCTGACTAACCTGTCCTTCATTGACATGTGGTACTCCACGGTCACTGTGCCCAAAATGCTGATGACTCTGGTCTCCCCAGGAGGCAGGGCTATCTCCTTTCacagctgtgtggcccagttctaCTCCTTCGACTTCCTGGGGAGCACCGAGTGTTTCCTCTACACTGTCATGTCCTATGACCGCTACCTGGCCATCAGTTACCCGCTCAGGTATGCCAGCATGATGAGGGGGAGAACGTGTGCCCTCCTGGCCACAACCACATGGCTCAGTGGCTCTCTGCACTCTACTATCCAGACCACACCGCTGTTCCGTTTGCCCTACTGTGGGCCTAACCAGATCCAGCATTACATCTGCGATGCACCATCCCTACTCAAACTCGCCTGTGTGGACACCTCTGCCATCGAGATGGTGATATTTGTCAACATCGGGGTGGTGGCCTTGGGCTGCTTTCTCCTGATAGTGCTGTCCTACATGTCCATCATCCGTTCCATCCTGAAGATCCGCATCTCAGAGGGGAGACGCAGAGCCTTTCAGACCTGTGCCTCCCACTGCATAGTGGTCCTTTGTTTCTATGTTCCCCTTGTTTTCATTTACCTGAGGCCAGGCTCCAAGGAGGTTGTAGATGGGATTGTGGCAGTTTTCTACACTGTGCTGACGCCCCTTCTGAACCCTGTGGTGTACACCCTGAGGAACAAGGAAGTCAAGAAAGCTCTGTTGAAGCTTAAAGACAAAATAGCATATTCACAGATCAAATAA